A genomic segment from Sorangium aterium encodes:
- a CDS encoding transposase, with the protein MSQPREIAAGATYLITRRVLRRHLLFRPDAAITRLLVYVLAVSTRRYGIEVHALCAMSTHLHLVVTDTRGVLPRFLQFFHRIVALGTKVLRGWEGPVWDHEATSVVRLLTRAAVVEKIAYVMANPVAAGLVQHAREWPGAKVNVDELGRGVLRAARPSVYLDPENPQWPEEVTVSLALPPAIGQDSAESFRQDVSAELERQEARARAEVQRRGLRFLGAERASRVSPYERVTSFEPLRDGNPTFAVGRNQGDAWRIAGAAVRAFRASYRAALERWCAGVRSAVFPAGTWWMRTFHGASVADVVLTV; encoded by the coding sequence ATGAGCCAGCCCCGCGAGATCGCTGCCGGAGCCACCTACCTCATCACCCGTCGCGTCCTGCGCCGGCACCTGCTCTTCCGCCCGGACGCGGCAATCACCCGGCTCCTCGTCTACGTCCTCGCGGTGTCGACCCGCCGTTACGGCATCGAGGTCCATGCGCTCTGCGCCATGTCAACGCATCTGCACCTGGTCGTGACAGACACGAGGGGCGTCCTGCCGCGGTTCTTGCAATTCTTCCATCGCATCGTCGCGCTCGGCACGAAGGTGCTTCGCGGGTGGGAAGGCCCCGTGTGGGACCACGAGGCCACGAGCGTGGTGCGGCTGCTGACGCGCGCGGCGGTGGTGGAGAAGATTGCTTACGTCATGGCGAATCCCGTCGCCGCTGGCCTGGTGCAGCATGCTCGCGAGTGGCCGGGCGCCAAGGTAAATGTGGACGAGCTCGGTCGCGGCGTGCTGCGCGCGGCACGGCCTTCGGTGTATCTCGACCCGGAAAACCCCCAGTGGCCCGAGGAGGTGACCGTCTCGCTCGCGCTTCCGCCGGCCATCGGGCAGGACAGCGCGGAGAGCTTTCGCCAGGATGTCTCTGCCGAGCTCGAGCGACAGGAAGCGCGGGCCCGCGCGGAGGTGCAGCGACGAGGACTTCGCTTCTTGGGCGCCGAGAGGGCCAGTAGGGTGTCCCCTTACGAGCGCGTGACGAGCTTCGAGCCGCTGCGCGACGGCAATCCGACGTTTGCGGTTGGTCGCAATCAGGGGGACGCGTGGCGAATCGCAGGTGCCGCTGTGCGTGCGTTTCGAGCGTCGTACCGTGCGGCACTCGAACGATGGTGTGCCGGCGTGCGCAGCGCTGTATTCCCCGCGGGGACGTGGTGGATGCGCACGTTTCACGGCGCCAGCGTGGCCGACGTCGTGCTCACGGTGTAG
- a CDS encoding RCC1 domain-containing protein, producing MHLGTVWYRGDGAARKDGVRGATDVAAGAAGGRRSCAALGTGQVACWGWDLNGQSGGGPIFDSADEVVEVVGVTLLESVAGARAVVAGRRHSCALLDDGSVVCWGSNQSGQLGS from the coding sequence ATGCACCTAGGCACGGTGTGGTACCGGGGAGACGGAGCCGCCCGCAAGGACGGTGTGCGCGGCGCGACCGACGTTGCGGCGGGGGCGGCGGGCGGACGCCGCAGCTGCGCTGCGCTCGGCACGGGACAGGTGGCGTGCTGGGGTTGGGACCTCAACGGCCAGAGCGGCGGCGGGCCCATCTTCGACAGCGCCGACGAGGTCGTCGAGGTCGTCGGCGTCACCCTCCTCGAGAGCGTTGCCGGTGCGAGGGCCGTCGTCGCCGGCAGGCGCCACAGCTGCGCGCTGCTCGACGACGGCAGCGTCGTGTGCTGGGGCTCCAACCAGAGCGGCCAGCTCGGCTCCTAG
- a CDS encoding sigma-70 family RNA polymerase sigma factor: MRFRPSLSTSESESSHPVSIASAGGRAGERAPARRAKAASSQATLGATELYFRSLAGSQPLTREGEVAIGRRIEAGTLACFEAWVRSPVALRELASTAEDVQVGALSLRDLLCEADAGDPEADASAKRLAELLGLARSLLGRQIAEDGVETALAGLAAGLAELRLDPTFEERIERSLRAAAAEADKAERATIEATLAAIARGRRAVAQAKSELVQANLRLAVAIAREHQRFGVPLLDLVQEGNLGLIRAADKFEYRRGHRFGTYAAWWIKQAIKRTILNQGKPVRMPVHLTAIRSQVVRARRDLVQERGREPSVEEIAERSGLTVEKVRVISELALEPLSLDAPVGEEGDTRYGDLLANDEPTPADMLARRRLIEQTRELLDSLQPRERELLRRRFGLDGNEDETLEEIGQSFSLTRERIRQIEAKLLEKLRTRSRQRELGSYLEG, from the coding sequence ATGAGGTTCCGTCCCTCGCTCTCGACGAGCGAGTCCGAATCGAGTCATCCCGTTTCCATCGCTTCCGCGGGCGGACGCGCGGGCGAGCGCGCGCCGGCTCGGCGTGCGAAGGCCGCCAGCTCGCAAGCCACGCTCGGAGCGACCGAGCTCTACTTCCGGTCGCTCGCCGGCAGCCAGCCGCTGACGCGCGAGGGCGAAGTCGCGATAGGCCGTCGTATCGAGGCGGGCACGCTCGCCTGCTTCGAGGCGTGGGTCCGGTCGCCCGTCGCCCTGCGCGAGCTCGCCTCGACGGCGGAGGACGTCCAGGTCGGGGCGCTGAGCCTCCGCGATCTGCTGTGCGAGGCCGACGCGGGTGATCCCGAGGCGGACGCCTCCGCGAAGCGGCTCGCGGAGCTGCTCGGGCTCGCCCGCTCGCTCCTCGGCCGGCAGATCGCCGAAGACGGCGTGGAGACCGCCCTTGCGGGCCTCGCCGCAGGCCTCGCCGAGCTGCGCCTCGATCCGACCTTCGAGGAGCGCATCGAGCGGAGCCTTCGTGCAGCAGCGGCCGAGGCCGACAAGGCCGAGCGCGCCACGATCGAGGCCACGCTCGCGGCGATCGCCCGGGGGCGCCGCGCCGTCGCCCAGGCGAAGTCCGAGCTCGTCCAGGCGAACCTCCGGCTTGCGGTCGCCATCGCGCGGGAGCACCAGCGCTTCGGCGTCCCGTTGCTCGACCTTGTGCAGGAGGGGAACCTCGGCCTGATCCGCGCCGCCGACAAGTTCGAGTACCGCCGCGGCCACCGCTTCGGCACCTACGCCGCGTGGTGGATCAAGCAGGCCATCAAGCGGACGATCCTCAACCAGGGAAAGCCCGTTCGGATGCCGGTCCACCTCACCGCGATCCGGAGCCAGGTGGTGCGCGCCCGGCGAGATCTGGTGCAGGAGCGGGGGCGCGAGCCTTCCGTCGAGGAGATCGCGGAGCGCAGCGGCCTCACCGTGGAGAAGGTGCGGGTGATCAGCGAGCTCGCGCTCGAGCCGCTCAGCCTCGACGCCCCCGTCGGCGAAGAGGGGGATACCCGGTACGGCGATCTGCTGGCCAACGACGAGCCCACGCCCGCGGACATGCTGGCCCGGCGCCGCCTGATCGAGCAGACGCGCGAGCTGCTCGACTCGCTGCAGCCGCGCGAGCGCGAGCTCCTGCGGCGCCGCTTCGGCCTCGACGGCAACGAGGACGAGACGCTCGAGGAGATCGGGCAGTCGTTCTCGCTGACGCGGGAGCGCATCCGTCAGATCGAGGCGAAGCTGCTCGAGAAGCTCCGGACGCGCTCGCGGCAACGAGAGCTCGGCTCCTATCTCGAGGGGTGA
- a CDS encoding arsenate reductase family protein: MIQIFGTAKCKATRAAQRFFADRGIKVQLVDLREKGLSKGELASVARAVGGVRALYDAESARVKERGLQHLGPSEARIAELLVDDPLLLRTPIVRDGTRACVGAAEATWKAFADAAKGG; encoded by the coding sequence ATGATCCAGATCTTCGGCACGGCCAAGTGCAAGGCGACGCGGGCGGCGCAGCGGTTCTTCGCCGACCGGGGCATCAAGGTGCAGCTCGTCGATCTGCGCGAGAAGGGCCTCTCCAAGGGGGAGCTCGCGAGCGTGGCGCGCGCGGTGGGCGGCGTGCGCGCGCTTTACGACGCGGAGAGCGCGCGGGTGAAGGAGCGGGGCCTCCAGCACCTCGGCCCGAGCGAGGCGCGGATCGCGGAGCTCCTCGTCGACGATCCGCTCCTGCTCCGCACGCCCATTGTGCGCGACGGGACGCGCGCCTGCGTGGGCGCGGCCGAGGCGACCTGGAAGGCCTTTGCCGACGCCGCGAAGGGTGGGTAG
- a CDS encoding DUF4142 domain-containing protein, whose product MCGEQAGYQGGRQGGRGQSGSQGGREGGRGQSGATQQPSDAELTMLISFIHQKEVDLSQIALDKAESPDVKRYAEQLIEEQSQSEQIGAGSRGSRFKMESCPRCRELDKSSTEVSGALEEEEGAEFDRAFIWSQISFHRRALELLDTPRVANAENAEIRSRVEAMRADVEQRLTEAEQLFCLLLNEQRAGGQQQRAQQESSEPGQQQRGQFGWAQTGQQQGIQPGQQQGIQPGQQQGIQPGQQQQRGHQQRGQVSQMQPGQQQGAQLGQQQQRGQQQRGQVSQVQPGQRQGTQLGQQQRGQVSQVQPGQQQGSQLQGPQAYAQRQGESQKSQ is encoded by the coding sequence ATGTGCGGCGAGCAGGCCGGCTATCAAGGCGGCAGGCAAGGAGGCCGCGGACAGAGCGGCAGTCAGGGCGGCAGGGAGGGAGGCCGCGGACAGAGCGGCGCGACGCAGCAACCGTCGGACGCGGAGCTCACGATGCTGATCTCGTTCATCCACCAGAAGGAGGTGGATCTGTCGCAGATCGCCTTGGACAAGGCCGAGTCGCCGGATGTGAAGCGCTACGCCGAGCAGCTCATCGAGGAGCAGTCCCAGTCCGAGCAGATCGGCGCGGGCTCGAGGGGTTCAAGGTTCAAGATGGAGTCGTGCCCGCGCTGCCGAGAGCTCGACAAGAGCTCGACCGAGGTGAGCGGAGCGCTGGAAGAGGAGGAAGGCGCCGAGTTCGACAGGGCCTTCATCTGGTCTCAGATCTCCTTCCATCGCCGCGCCCTCGAGCTCCTCGACACGCCGCGCGTCGCGAACGCGGAGAACGCCGAGATCCGATCGCGCGTGGAGGCGATGCGAGCGGACGTCGAGCAGCGCCTGACAGAGGCCGAGCAACTGTTCTGCTTGCTGCTCAACGAACAGCGGGCAGGCGGCCAGCAGCAACGCGCTCAGCAGGAAAGCAGCGAGCCCGGCCAGCAGCAACGCGGCCAGTTCGGCTGGGCGCAAACCGGGCAGCAGCAGGGCATCCAGCCTGGCCAGCAGCAGGGCATCCAGCCTGGCCAGCAGCAGGGCATCCAGCCTGGCCAGCAGCAGCAACGCGGCCACCAGCAACGCGGCCAGGTCAGCCAGATGCAGCCTGGCCAGCAGCAGGGCGCCCAGCTCGGCCAGCAGCAGCAACGCGGCCAGCAGCAACGCGGTCAGGTGAGCCAGGTGCAGCCCGGACAGCGGCAGGGCACCCAGCTTGGCCAGCAGCAACGCGGCCAGGTGAGCCAGGTGCAGCCCGGCCAGCAGCAAGGCAGCCAGCTGCAAGGCCCCCAGGCCTACGCGCAGCGGCAAGGGGAATCGCAGAAGTCCCAGTAA
- a CDS encoding GAF domain-containing protein, translating to MRTSAHTGPSPGPAARVDTTDLEALKRELERLRAVGSRDRGWLDAVLEHSPHGVILCDASGKLVLHNRAAERIWAGSASTESINDWTLYRAFHEDGRPYEAKDWAMARAMSARQVIESEETRIQRFDGTYGMVLGSAAPIIGPGGELEGGISVFADISRLKQVEAERGELAAQLTRRVEELDRRAQLTQALLAVSTALSGVVTVEQVSAAVVSDIHRVLGASTSMVYTADEAAGVATLVGHAGLEEQRTSPYARVHLDARLPLSEALRERRPIWVDTTQSLHAAYPELAALRPVRDDVKALAVLPIVAHAALLGGLAFTFANERAWSPEEREFLLSVAAQCASALDRARLLEREREARARAEMLAAELERQQATLRLLSEAGAALSGSLDVASRLTQLTHLAVPTLADWCAVDMLNGDSIERVAVHHCDPAKIELAERLRAMDPPRPDAPAGVPAVIRAGRSEWMADIPDAAIESAAQSPEHLRLIRSLGLRSYVVVPLRGRDRTIGALTLVHAESGRRFSEADVALAEELANRVALLIDNARRFQEAQSLIRALERTNAELDQFAYVTSHDLKAPLRGIASLAQWIEEDLSDKLTEDTRHQMELLRGRVRRMEALIEGILAYSRATRFREKPESVDLERLAREVVELIAPRPPARVTLDVPPATLRTYRVPLQQVLMNLITNGLKHAGREDAAVSVSAREQGDRVEVSVTDNGPGIAPAFQEKVWGMFQTLQARDKVESTGIGLAIVRKIVESRGGRASVESDGKSGATFRFTWPRKEEAEGTA from the coding sequence ATGAGAACCTCCGCGCACACCGGCCCGTCCCCCGGGCCCGCCGCCCGCGTCGATACGACGGATCTCGAGGCCCTCAAGCGTGAGCTCGAGCGGCTCCGCGCCGTGGGGTCCCGGGATCGCGGGTGGCTCGACGCCGTGCTCGAGCACAGCCCGCACGGCGTCATCCTCTGCGACGCCTCCGGGAAGCTCGTCCTGCACAACCGGGCGGCGGAGCGCATCTGGGCCGGCAGCGCCTCGACCGAATCGATCAACGACTGGACGCTTTATCGCGCCTTCCACGAGGACGGCCGCCCGTACGAGGCAAAGGACTGGGCCATGGCCCGCGCGATGTCCGCACGGCAGGTCATCGAGAGCGAGGAGACCCGGATTCAGCGCTTCGACGGCACGTATGGCATGGTCCTCGGGAGCGCCGCGCCCATCATCGGGCCTGGCGGCGAGCTCGAGGGCGGAATCTCGGTGTTCGCCGACATCTCGCGCCTCAAGCAGGTCGAGGCCGAGCGCGGCGAGCTCGCCGCGCAGCTCACGAGGCGGGTCGAGGAGCTCGATCGCCGCGCCCAGCTCACCCAGGCGCTGCTCGCGGTCAGCACCGCGCTGAGCGGCGTCGTGACGGTCGAGCAGGTGTCCGCCGCCGTCGTGAGCGACATCCACCGGGTGCTCGGCGCCTCGACGTCGATGGTGTACACGGCGGACGAGGCGGCAGGCGTCGCGACGCTCGTCGGCCACGCGGGGCTCGAGGAGCAGCGCACGAGCCCTTACGCGCGGGTGCACCTCGACGCCCGACTGCCGCTCTCGGAGGCGCTCCGGGAGCGCCGCCCCATCTGGGTGGACACGACGCAAAGCCTGCACGCCGCGTACCCCGAGCTCGCGGCCCTGCGGCCTGTCCGCGACGACGTGAAGGCGCTCGCCGTCCTGCCGATCGTCGCCCACGCGGCGCTGCTGGGCGGGCTCGCGTTCACGTTCGCGAACGAGCGGGCGTGGAGCCCCGAAGAGCGCGAGTTCCTGCTCAGCGTGGCGGCGCAGTGCGCGTCGGCGCTGGACAGGGCGCGCCTCCTCGAGCGGGAGCGCGAGGCCCGGGCGCGCGCGGAGATGCTCGCGGCGGAGCTCGAGCGGCAGCAGGCGACGCTCCGCCTCCTGAGCGAGGCGGGCGCCGCGCTCTCCGGCTCGCTCGACGTCGCGTCGCGGCTCACGCAGCTGACCCACCTGGCGGTCCCCACCCTGGCCGACTGGTGCGCGGTCGACATGCTGAACGGCGATTCCATCGAGCGCGTGGCCGTCCATCACTGCGATCCCGCGAAGATCGAGCTCGCCGAGCGCCTCAGGGCGATGGACCCGCCCCGGCCCGACGCCCCGGCGGGCGTGCCGGCGGTGATCCGCGCCGGCCGCTCCGAGTGGATGGCCGACATCCCCGACGCCGCCATCGAGTCCGCGGCGCAGAGCCCCGAGCACCTGCGCCTGATCCGGTCGCTCGGGCTGAGGTCGTATGTCGTCGTCCCGCTCCGGGGGCGCGACCGGACCATCGGCGCGCTGACGCTGGTCCACGCGGAGTCGGGACGTCGCTTCAGCGAGGCGGACGTCGCGCTCGCCGAGGAGCTCGCCAACCGGGTCGCCCTGCTGATCGACAACGCGAGGCGGTTCCAGGAGGCGCAATCGCTCATCCGCGCGCTGGAGCGGACCAACGCCGAGCTCGACCAGTTCGCGTACGTGACGAGCCACGATCTGAAGGCGCCGCTCCGGGGCATCGCGAGCCTCGCCCAGTGGATCGAGGAGGACCTCTCGGACAAGCTCACCGAGGACACGCGCCATCAGATGGAGCTCCTGCGCGGGCGCGTGCGGCGCATGGAGGCCTTGATCGAGGGGATCCTGGCCTACTCCCGCGCCACGAGGTTCCGCGAGAAGCCGGAGAGCGTCGACCTCGAGAGGCTGGCGAGGGAGGTGGTCGAGCTCATCGCCCCGAGGCCGCCCGCGCGGGTGACGCTCGACGTGCCGCCGGCGACCCTGCGGACCTACAGGGTGCCCTTGCAACAGGTGCTCATGAACCTGATCACCAACGGCCTCAAGCACGCGGGCCGCGAGGACGCGGCGGTCTCCGTGTCCGCCCGGGAGCAGGGCGACAGGGTCGAGGTCTCCGTGACCGACAACGGGCCTGGTATCGCGCCTGCGTTCCAGGAGAAGGTGTGGGGGATGTTCCAGACGCTGCAGGCGAGGGACAAGGTGGAGAGCACGGGGATCGGCCTCGCCATCGTGCGAAAGATCGTGGAGAGCCGCGGCGGTCGGGCGTCGGTGGAGTCGGACGGCAAGAGCGGCGCGACGTTCCGGTTCACGTGGCCCAGAAAAGAAGAGGCGGAGGGCACCGCGTAG
- a CDS encoding ABC transporter permease, translated as MHSKIALPCALLALAAAGTGCNLIFGIEPGTEGASSASSTTTSTGSGDGGSAQTTSGAGGDGGDGTGGDGDGGDGAGGSAGGTPSCPPSSCAAGECPVTRMPGELGSNVKGMAVTRDLVLLANNQAIVAIPKDGGAARTLPGTYGFGDTAWVTYSGGQLSWINWSNGDVLGISIEPPSSSPIQIAQVPLQEGEPAATAFGRIASFGDSVYWATQSPAAVWRAKADGSQAIAELVASSDRPIGVAVDATHVYWSDYLARQILRKTKDPLGAAAEVFAETNGNPTELVLANGVVHWVTDNAGAIQSKATDAAPSAPPFTTTVDTQAVAKSLTVDDEFVYWTVYMNSEGQGEVRRAHLGKGDTVTLATGQPYFFEIAVDCGSIYWNVNDLEAEEEGVVFQMPKPSN; from the coding sequence ATGCACAGCAAGATCGCTTTGCCCTGCGCCCTGCTCGCGCTCGCGGCGGCGGGCACTGGTTGCAATCTCATTTTCGGCATCGAGCCTGGCACGGAGGGCGCGTCCTCCGCTTCCTCGACGACGACGAGCACCGGATCCGGGGACGGTGGCTCTGCCCAGACGACGTCGGGCGCCGGCGGTGACGGAGGTGATGGCACCGGCGGTGACGGTGATGGCGGCGACGGCGCCGGCGGCAGCGCCGGGGGCACGCCCTCGTGTCCCCCGTCGAGCTGCGCCGCGGGGGAGTGCCCCGTAACGCGAATGCCAGGAGAGCTCGGCTCCAACGTGAAGGGGATGGCGGTCACGCGGGATCTCGTGCTCCTGGCCAACAACCAGGCCATCGTCGCCATCCCGAAGGACGGCGGGGCCGCGCGCACGCTCCCGGGCACCTACGGGTTCGGCGACACCGCCTGGGTCACCTACTCGGGCGGGCAGCTCTCGTGGATCAACTGGAGCAACGGAGACGTGCTGGGGATCTCCATCGAGCCGCCGAGCTCCAGCCCGATCCAGATCGCGCAGGTCCCCCTGCAGGAAGGCGAGCCGGCGGCCACGGCCTTCGGCCGGATCGCCTCCTTCGGCGACAGCGTCTACTGGGCGACGCAGTCGCCCGCGGCCGTCTGGCGAGCCAAGGCCGACGGCAGCCAGGCTATCGCCGAGCTGGTCGCCTCCAGCGACCGCCCGATCGGCGTCGCCGTCGACGCGACGCACGTCTACTGGTCGGACTACTTGGCGCGCCAGATCCTGCGCAAGACGAAGGACCCGCTTGGCGCCGCCGCCGAGGTCTTCGCGGAGACGAATGGCAACCCGACCGAGCTGGTCCTCGCCAACGGCGTCGTGCACTGGGTGACCGACAACGCCGGCGCGATCCAGTCGAAGGCGACGGACGCGGCGCCGAGCGCCCCGCCCTTCACCACGACGGTCGACACGCAGGCCGTCGCCAAGTCGCTCACGGTGGATGACGAGTTCGTCTACTGGACCGTTTACATGAACAGCGAGGGGCAAGGCGAGGTGCGGAGGGCACACCTCGGCAAGGGCGACACGGTCACCCTCGCGACCGGGCAGCCGTACTTCTTCGAGATCGCCGTCGACTGCGGATCCATCTACTGGAACGTCAACGACCTAGAGGCCGAAGAGGAAGGCGTGGTGTTCCAGATGCCGAAGCCCTCGAACTGA